The Coleofasciculaceae cyanobacterium genomic interval AAGCAATAGTCTTTCCCTGGATTGGCGTTTCTTCGCCTGCGGTAGTTAATTTCCAAGCCAAAGCATTGTAAAATCCTTCAGGAACATTAGCTTGAGCTACTACTATTGGTTCTGCCTCAGCTTCTCCCTCAGCTAAATCGAGAATTTTCGGAGTGTCAAAAGTTGCTTTGTTCTGATACTCGATGCTTTCCTTAGTATCGCCTTTTTGAGGTTCAAAAGGTGATTCCGTAGAGTATGCCACCGCATCAGCAAGACTAACGTATAGGTGCTCAAAACTTATTTTCCAGCCATCTTTACTGACAAAACCTTGTCTAACAAAATCCTCTCCATTTGCCACTAATGCTAAAGTTCCTTCTTGCGTAGCTGCTGCTATAGTTTTCTCCCTTTCTTGAGCAAAACCATTTATAACCAGAGAACCTAGAGCTATTCCGTAAGCAAATATACGTACCTTGTTCATATTTTATTTCTTGCGCTGAAAAAAGAATTAGAGTTGGTAAATTTTTTATCTCTACTTTAGTAATAATGAATTTTGACTACGCTTTTCAATCCCCCCGGAGGGCATTGCAGCTAATTTATTAGCGAAAATCAACTTTGTCAGCGGTTATTTTTGAACACTTGTTGCTAAGAATAAAAAATAAATCCGTGTTATTTTCCGTCAAATTGCTTACAATGCCATAGAAGCAAAAGAAAAAAAAAGTTTGCGATTTCTTCATAAATCTTAGGGAAATATTCCCAAATTTCTGTTTAATCTTCACTAAATTCATAACAATCGAGGCTAAAATCGGAAAATGATTGCAATTTTCTAGTTGATAACACTCACTAGGTCAATAATTCCAATCATGGTTTAGCGATTTGTTAGCTTTGTTTGTTAACAAACAGCTAACCTCACAAATCAAAAGTTAAATAATGTGTAATTAAACACTAGTTAAGCA includes:
- a CDS encoding DUF4382 domain-containing protein, which encodes MNKVRIFAYGIALGSLVINGFAQEREKTIAAATQEGTLALVANGEDFVRQGFVSKDGWKISFEHLYVSLADAVAYSTESPFEPQKGDTKESIEYQNKATFDTPKILDLAEGEAEAEPIVVAQANVPEGFYNALAWKLTTAGEETPIQGKTIALQGQATKNGETINFDLGFNQPAEYVCGEFVGESRQGIVAADTPGKVEATFHFDHIFGDADTPPEDALNQGALGFQPLADLASNGTVQLDEADLASQLSKPDYQTLTEAIAGLGHVGEGHCVVTNSQ